In Fervidobacterium sp., a single window of DNA contains:
- a CDS encoding sodium-dependent transporter, whose translation MEKREHWGSKLGLILAMAGNAIGLGNFWRFPYQAAKNGGGAFMIPYFVAFLFMGIPLLIIEWSQGRYGGKYGHGTIGPMIYLQARDSIGHKAAKIFGALSGAIALSVVILLNSYYNHIIGWTLGYSWETAIGSYMDKSIDTGSYFVGYIQSPYKVFLFWIVTLAILWYITTKGVNKGLETLAKIAMPAIYIFSLALLIRALTLGSPVNPDWTPIKGLDFLWSPRWNELSWSSTLAAAGQIFFTLSLGMGIIQNYASYLKDEDDIVASATATASLNEVAEVILAGTIVIPIAFTFLGTEGLKSGVGLSFIALPNVFRTMVGGPIFGTLWFLLLFFAGITSSIAMFNYLTAFLEEEFGIQRKKGSTFVFIMYIIGGLPIALEPILTKTADLMYLTELDNWVGTYFLVLLGLLEIIAAVWLFKSKGLEEINKGSYWKIPSWFYKIIMSFITPAFIIILLVFSTIDYAKNGYFKLIPDFALNTPKLIPWVIAARVVLVTVFVLSFILTYKSISQKLDKANGRK comes from the coding sequence GTGGAGAAGAGAGAACACTGGGGTAGCAAACTTGGTTTGATATTAGCTATGGCAGGAAACGCTATAGGTCTTGGAAACTTCTGGAGGTTTCCGTATCAAGCGGCGAAGAACGGTGGCGGAGCCTTCATGATCCCTTACTTTGTTGCCTTCCTGTTCATGGGTATTCCTCTTCTAATTATCGAATGGTCTCAAGGTAGATATGGAGGTAAGTACGGGCATGGTACTATAGGCCCCATGATATATTTGCAAGCAAGAGATAGCATTGGACACAAAGCTGCGAAAATTTTTGGAGCTTTATCTGGAGCTATTGCACTCTCTGTGGTTATTTTACTAAATTCCTATTATAATCATATTATCGGCTGGACTCTTGGATATTCATGGGAAACGGCAATCGGTAGTTATATGGACAAATCGATTGATACAGGTTCTTATTTCGTTGGTTATATTCAAAGTCCGTACAAAGTATTTCTCTTCTGGATTGTAACACTTGCAATATTGTGGTACATAACGACCAAAGGTGTTAACAAAGGGCTTGAAACTCTTGCAAAGATTGCCATGCCAGCTATCTATATATTTTCACTTGCTCTTTTGATAAGGGCTCTTACTCTTGGTTCTCCAGTTAACCCTGATTGGACACCCATAAAGGGATTGGATTTCCTCTGGTCACCAAGATGGAACGAACTTAGTTGGTCTTCAACTCTTGCTGCTGCTGGACAAATTTTCTTTACACTTTCCCTTGGAATGGGAATTATACAAAATTACGCGTCTTATCTTAAAGATGAAGATGATATTGTTGCTTCAGCGACAGCAACAGCTTCTTTGAATGAAGTAGCAGAAGTTATTTTAGCTGGAACCATAGTAATTCCTATAGCGTTTACATTTCTTGGCACGGAAGGGTTAAAAAGTGGTGTAGGATTATCTTTTATCGCTTTACCTAACGTCTTTAGAACGATGGTAGGTGGGCCCATTTTTGGTACATTATGGTTTCTGTTACTATTCTTTGCTGGAATTACAAGTTCAATAGCCATGTTTAATTACTTAACAGCATTTTTAGAAGAGGAATTTGGGATCCAAAGAAAGAAAGGTTCAACTTTTGTTTTTATTATGTATATAATTGGTGGTTTACCTATAGCACTTGAACCGATACTAACAAAAACAGCTGATTTGATGTATTTGACTGAACTTGATAACTGGGTAGGTACTTATTTCCTTGTTTTGCTTGGACTACTTGAAATAATCGCAGCCGTTTGGTTGTTCAAGTCAAAAGGACTGGAGGAAATAAATAAAGGTAGTTACTGGAAAATCCCAAGCTGGTTTTATAAGATAATAATGAGCTTTATTACACCTGCTTTTATAATAATACTACTTGTTTTCTCCACTATTGATTATGCAAAGAACGGTTATTTCAAATTAATACCAGATTTTGCACTTAACACTCCTAAACTAATTCCTTGGGTAATTGCCGCAAGGGTTGTACTGGTAACAGTATTTGTGTTGAGTTTTATTTTAACTTACAAGAGTATATCTCAGAAACTTGATAAGGCAAATGGAAGGAAGTGA
- the priA gene encoding primosomal protein N': MFYAIALSNSALSKLLLCESLEDIEIGERVIIRYKEKKMKGYVVSKANGLNDFAEDTSSVILNETLEDVCQISDRLDYRSFLEPSRVEALLKLAKRFGSGIGQYFDISFPPGFDNYFSLFVESVNPLVNIPKMPYEEFKKLKNYRQYILNGVVRVYRDFEVNIPKPRSKEIFVRLKVSYDEISKLKFTSDQCMVVNYLLLNDCVKLHTLIEDTKVKRDAIVQLKNRGIIEFLDHIVETEQRKQTVVLEDEQKQVVNNILSYDMNKPKKHLIFGPTGSGKTEIYMEVIEKYLYFGNVLYLIPEVSLTEQTIARLRKRFPDVPIETYNSYLTTSKRVEVWAKAIKGEISILVGPRSAAFIPLKDLRLVVIDEEHDESYYNDSEPFYDLRDFLEFLPVTVIYGSATPSLGTLKNAKDKVYVYNKLTKRYSSSLPDVEVVDMRKEKRLTSSISEKLYKAIDETLQMKKSVLIFTRRKGFSRVQCAVCGYILKCDNCDVSMTYHIERDKLKCHLCGGEKNLISKCPNCQATLFIDKGTGTEKVEKELRILFPARNIGRIDAEVVDNPEKLKKFFDSLRVGELEIVVGTKMITKGLDIYKIGLVGVIDIDALISYPDINAPLRTFQMLVQVVGRAGRREKGKAIIQTYNPESPIIFYASNQDVEGFYERELELRKELNYPPFADVIQLMYSNLDSKTARETMETVVDELERIIKSEDFYNVNNNYVELLGPSEHTIFKLANKYRYQVFLKTNKVERSLEIIKKVISNYPGDWTIKVNPMEI, translated from the coding sequence TTGTTCTATGCAATAGCTCTTTCCAATTCTGCCCTAAGCAAACTTTTGCTTTGTGAGTCCTTAGAAGATATAGAAATCGGTGAGAGAGTGATTATAAGATACAAGGAAAAAAAAATGAAAGGTTACGTAGTTTCCAAAGCAAATGGTTTGAATGATTTCGCTGAAGATACAAGTTCGGTCATTTTAAATGAAACATTAGAGGATGTTTGTCAAATTTCAGATAGATTGGACTACAGATCATTCTTAGAACCTTCAAGAGTAGAAGCTCTATTAAAACTTGCTAAAAGGTTTGGTTCAGGTATTGGCCAATATTTTGATATATCATTTCCACCAGGTTTCGATAATTACTTTTCATTATTTGTTGAGAGTGTTAATCCCTTGGTAAACATACCAAAAATGCCTTATGAAGAATTCAAAAAACTAAAAAATTATAGGCAATACATCCTAAACGGTGTTGTGAGGGTGTATAGAGATTTCGAAGTCAATATACCTAAACCAAGGTCAAAAGAGATTTTTGTTAGATTAAAAGTGTCTTATGATGAAATTTCTAAACTCAAATTTACTTCTGATCAATGTATGGTCGTCAACTATCTTTTGTTAAATGATTGCGTAAAATTGCATACTCTAATAGAAGATACTAAGGTAAAAAGAGATGCTATTGTACAATTGAAAAACAGGGGAATAATTGAATTTTTGGATCATATAGTTGAAACAGAGCAACGGAAACAAACCGTAGTACTTGAAGACGAACAAAAGCAAGTCGTAAATAACATACTGTCGTATGATATGAACAAACCAAAAAAACATCTTATATTTGGTCCTACAGGTAGTGGTAAAACAGAAATCTACATGGAAGTTATCGAAAAATACTTATACTTTGGCAATGTACTTTACTTAATTCCAGAAGTATCACTTACAGAACAAACTATAGCAAGGCTTAGAAAAAGATTTCCTGATGTGCCTATAGAAACTTACAATAGTTATCTTACAACATCTAAACGTGTCGAAGTTTGGGCGAAAGCAATCAAGGGTGAAATTAGTATCCTTGTTGGACCAAGAAGTGCAGCATTTATTCCGTTAAAGGATTTGAGGCTTGTAGTTATTGATGAAGAACATGACGAGAGTTATTACAACGATTCAGAGCCTTTCTACGATTTGCGCGATTTCTTAGAATTTTTACCTGTAACAGTAATCTATGGCTCCGCTACACCATCCTTAGGGACTCTAAAGAATGCAAAAGATAAAGTTTATGTGTACAATAAGCTTACAAAACGTTATAGTTCATCTTTACCAGATGTCGAAGTTGTGGACATGAGAAAAGAGAAGAGATTAACCTCTTCTATTTCCGAGAAGCTTTACAAAGCCATAGACGAAACACTTCAGATGAAAAAGAGTGTACTTATCTTTACAAGGAGAAAAGGATTTTCACGTGTACAATGTGCCGTCTGCGGTTACATACTAAAATGCGATAATTGTGATGTTAGCATGACTTACCATATTGAAAGAGATAAATTAAAATGTCATCTTTGTGGTGGGGAAAAAAATTTAATAAGCAAATGCCCAAATTGCCAAGCTACCTTGTTTATTGACAAAGGTACGGGCACGGAAAAAGTTGAAAAGGAACTTAGAATACTATTTCCAGCTAGGAATATTGGAAGAATTGATGCAGAAGTAGTTGATAATCCAGAAAAGCTCAAAAAATTTTTTGACTCTTTAAGAGTAGGAGAATTGGAAATCGTTGTCGGAACGAAGATGATAACAAAAGGACTCGACATTTATAAAATAGGACTTGTAGGTGTTATCGATATAGATGCTCTTATATCATATCCTGATATTAACGCACCACTCAGAACTTTTCAAATGTTAGTTCAAGTTGTAGGTAGAGCAGGAAGAAGGGAAAAAGGAAAAGCAATAATCCAGACTTATAATCCAGAAAGTCCTATAATTTTCTATGCATCCAACCAAGATGTGGAAGGATTTTACGAAAGGGAGCTTGAGTTGAGAAAAGAACTTAATTATCCACCATTTGCAGATGTTATTCAGTTGATGTACTCAAATTTGGATTCAAAAACAGCAAGAGAAACAATGGAAACTGTGGTTGATGAATTAGAAAGAATAATCAAATCAGAGGACTTTTATAACGTCAACAATAATTACGTAGAATTACTTGGACCTTCAGAACATACCATATTTAAACTAGCAAACAAATACAGGTATCAAGTTTTTTTGAAAACAAATAAGGTTGAAAGAAGCTTAGAGATAATCAAAAAAGTAATTTCAAATTATCCAGGGGATTGGACCATAAAGGTTAATCCTATGGAGATTTAA
- a CDS encoding methylenetetrahydrofolate reductase, whose amino-acid sequence MEFFENRFILETLPPRGTDIQKYMEFCTKAHESGAQVIAVTDLPMGSTRVSPIAPAHMLLENGFEVLMHFSRTTRNAIRIEGDLIASHMLGIRNLLILSGDDPRVGTYPFSSSIEDFSIYDVFRLTKLLNEKGEDLVGVKIHGKFSFNSGGVFSPFEKDYKQTIERMRLKMENGCKFFVSQPVFSEETILKFLEADEELYKSTKIYVAIMVFESLQQLEYFSKVPGVFVPKEYFRQKTDVDIKNYSLTRAAVVVEKLSQYVHGFYLTSTTKDLEVIKAISDLL is encoded by the coding sequence ATGGAATTTTTTGAAAATCGATTTATATTGGAAACTCTACCACCAAGAGGTACAGATATTCAAAAGTATATGGAATTCTGTACTAAGGCACACGAAAGTGGGGCACAAGTAATTGCCGTAACAGATTTACCGATGGGAAGCACCAGAGTTTCCCCAATAGCACCAGCACACATGTTGTTAGAAAACGGTTTTGAGGTACTAATGCATTTTTCAAGGACAACGAGAAATGCGATAAGAATAGAAGGAGATTTGATAGCTTCTCATATGCTTGGAATTAGAAATTTGCTTATTCTTTCTGGAGATGACCCACGTGTTGGTACGTATCCGTTTTCCTCAAGTATAGAAGATTTTAGTATCTACGATGTTTTTCGATTAACGAAGTTACTAAACGAAAAAGGAGAAGACCTTGTAGGAGTAAAGATACACGGGAAATTTTCATTCAACTCTGGCGGGGTATTCAGTCCTTTTGAAAAAGACTACAAACAAACAATCGAAAGAATGAGGTTGAAAATGGAAAATGGGTGTAAGTTTTTTGTCTCACAACCAGTTTTTAGTGAAGAAACTATTTTAAAATTTCTTGAGGCCGACGAGGAACTTTATAAATCTACAAAAATATATGTTGCTATAATGGTGTTTGAATCACTTCAACAACTTGAATATTTTTCAAAAGTTCCTGGTGTATTTGTTCCAAAAGAATATTTTAGGCAAAAGACGGATGTTGATATCAAAAACTACTCTTTGACAAGAGCAGCGGTAGTTGTCGAAAAATTATCACAATATGTTCATGGTTTTTATTTGACATCAACAACAAAAGATCTTGAAGTTATAAAAGCCATAAGTGATTTGCTTTAA
- the pelG gene encoding exopolysaccharide Pel transporter PelG, which yields MAGIGFELNKLLRRNSFFSDIFAFFYSANISAGPWIISSITVFLIQLLIPQEKIPFLISGIIYTFIFSTILFGSVSTSVTRYLSDLIYKKDFQKIYQLYISSVNYALLSSAVFLVIFFTTNRIFDVVKIGLFSYSLTVLTVIWVQIVFISSIRKFFPVVSTFLIGGSISLIFTLILFKTFGEYYAYFGFNLGLMTIMVLLQTVIKSHLYTKNEHRSGTDLFIEAIKKYKIQTIAGIFTYLAAWVDDFIAWAYFKYSISKGFVFAPQYDIPMFISYLFIIPTLSLFVLILETDFYNHYRLFYRSIEENRTFKFIRLAKSGLDDVLHSTTKSVLSIQFSFMLVGLILSDKLANLLLLDEYGLKTLRFGIVGAALNGIFLYISLIAHYFDLPDIPMKGAIMAFSINIITSILTIRIYPGLGFLIGFCFSTIYAFLSFRKIYSDLIRFEFTRSKLLIARRELIVHENKQIVR from the coding sequence GTGGCTGGTATAGGTTTCGAACTTAATAAATTACTGAGAAGAAATTCCTTTTTTTCGGATATATTTGCATTTTTTTATTCGGCTAACATTTCAGCTGGCCCGTGGATTATATCTTCAATCACGGTATTTCTAATACAATTGCTTATTCCACAAGAAAAAATTCCGTTTCTTATTTCCGGCATAATATACACATTTATATTCTCCACCATATTATTTGGTAGTGTTTCAACTTCCGTAACACGTTATCTTTCAGATCTGATATATAAAAAAGATTTTCAAAAGATATATCAACTCTATATATCTAGTGTAAACTATGCTCTTTTGTCTTCAGCTGTTTTTTTGGTTATTTTCTTCACAACGAATCGCATTTTTGATGTTGTCAAGATAGGACTTTTCTCTTATTCTCTAACAGTATTAACCGTAATATGGGTGCAGATAGTTTTCATATCGTCCATCAGAAAATTTTTTCCAGTTGTCAGCACTTTCCTCATCGGAGGTTCAATTAGTCTTATATTTACGTTAATTCTCTTTAAAACCTTTGGAGAATACTATGCTTACTTTGGTTTCAACTTGGGTCTAATGACGATCATGGTGTTATTACAGACTGTTATAAAGAGTCATCTATACACTAAGAATGAACATAGATCAGGAACCGATTTATTTATTGAAGCAATAAAAAAGTATAAAATACAAACAATAGCGGGGATTTTCACATATTTGGCAGCTTGGGTTGATGATTTTATAGCGTGGGCGTATTTCAAATATTCAATTTCAAAAGGTTTTGTCTTCGCTCCACAATACGATATTCCGATGTTTATTTCTTACCTGTTCATTATTCCAACTCTCTCACTTTTTGTACTGATCTTAGAAACTGATTTTTACAATCACTACAGACTATTTTACAGATCAATCGAAGAAAACAGAACATTCAAATTCATACGACTTGCTAAATCAGGTCTTGATGATGTTTTACATTCAACAACAAAATCTGTCCTATCGATTCAATTTTCATTTATGCTTGTTGGATTAATTCTTTCAGATAAACTAGCTAACTTATTATTACTTGATGAATATGGATTAAAGACTCTTAGATTTGGTATCGTTGGTGCCGCTCTAAATGGTATATTTTTATATATCTCACTCATAGCACATTATTTTGATTTGCCCGATATACCCATGAAAGGAGCGATAATGGCTTTCTCGATTAATATTATTACTTCCATATTAACTATAAGGATTTATCCTGGACTCGGGTTCCTAATCGGCTTTTGTTTTTCAACGATCTATGCTTTCCTTTCTTTCAGAAAAATTTACTCAGATCTTATAAGATTTGAGTTTACAAGAAGTAAGCTTCTGATTGCGCGAAGGGAGTTAATTGTTCATGAGAACAAACAAATTGTTCGATAG
- a CDS encoding RnfABCDGE type electron transport complex subunit B, translating to MVVVYSAVLLGGIGFVFGLFLSFVSEKFKVEEDATVRLILEALPGINCGACGYPGCEAYAKAVAKGDKPDKCLPGKKSGVEEAIKEILSKNKKVS from the coding sequence GTGGTCGTTGTGTATTCTGCTGTTTTACTTGGTGGTATAGGATTTGTTTTTGGACTATTCTTGTCTTTTGTGAGTGAAAAGTTCAAAGTTGAAGAAGATGCAACAGTTAGATTAATACTAGAAGCATTACCTGGTATAAACTGCGGTGCTTGCGGTTATCCTGGTTGCGAGGCATACGCAAAAGCGGTAGCAAAGGGGGACAAACCGGACAAGTGCTTGCCTGGGAAAAAATCTGGGGTAGAAGAGGCGATAAAAGAAATACTTTCGAAGAATAAGAAAGTTTCTTGA
- the dprA gene encoding DNA-processing protein DprA produces the protein MKSSELVAYCKLFKKNLSEIEEFLSYGKSISTSRSLPSEFKELVSKIEERLSKKDIYLITYWDEEYPEVLRNISDPPVFLFVKGKVDYLAYNLFAVVGTRKMSSYGKQVTEQFVKELTKYFVIVSGMAYGIDSVAHTTALNSAGRTIAVLGCGVDVVYPKSNELLYKEIIKKGCVVSEYLPWERPQKYTFVARNRIISGLSQGVLVTEAGIDSGALITAKFGLEQGKDIFAVPGDIYKPSSEGTNYLIQNGAFLVTNPYQILEYYGFKEHKKLVELSEEEKLIIDILSTEHTVEEILEKTSKDFSEIMVLLTILELKGLIYRTESGMYAKAI, from the coding sequence ATGAAAAGTTCCGAATTGGTAGCGTATTGCAAGTTGTTTAAGAAAAACCTTTCGGAAATTGAAGAGTTTCTGTCTTATGGAAAATCTATAAGTACCAGCAGATCTTTGCCTTCCGAATTTAAAGAATTGGTTTCAAAGATTGAGGAAAGGTTATCAAAAAAGGATATTTATCTTATTACTTACTGGGATGAAGAATATCCGGAGGTTCTTAGAAATATCTCCGATCCTCCGGTTTTTTTGTTTGTGAAAGGCAAAGTTGATTATTTAGCTTACAACCTTTTTGCTGTTGTTGGAACACGAAAAATGAGTAGTTATGGTAAACAAGTCACGGAACAGTTTGTTAAAGAACTGACAAAATATTTTGTTATTGTCAGTGGAATGGCGTATGGAATAGATAGTGTTGCTCATACGACGGCTTTGAATTCCGCAGGACGTACAATTGCTGTTTTAGGTTGCGGAGTTGATGTTGTTTACCCGAAATCCAATGAGTTACTTTACAAAGAAATTATCAAAAAAGGATGTGTTGTGAGTGAATATTTGCCTTGGGAAAGACCCCAAAAATACACATTTGTAGCAAGAAATAGAATAATATCTGGCTTATCGCAAGGTGTGTTGGTAACAGAAGCGGGCATAGACAGCGGTGCACTCATAACAGCTAAATTTGGTTTAGAACAAGGGAAGGACATATTCGCAGTTCCTGGAGATATATATAAACCCTCGTCTGAGGGAACAAACTACCTCATACAAAATGGCGCATTTTTGGTAACTAATCCATATCAAATACTTGAATATTATGGATTTAAAGAGCACAAAAAACTGGTAGAATTATCTGAGGAAGAAAAGTTAATTATAGATATTTTGTCTACTGAACATACTGTGGAAGAAATTTTGGAAAAAACGTCAAAAGATTTTTCAGAAATAATGGTACTACTTACAATTCTTGAGCTCAAGGGACTTATTTATAGAACTGAGTCAGGAATGTATGCAAAAGCAATTTGA
- the panC gene encoding pantoate--beta-alanine ligase, whose product MRLVHTIAEMKKISSDILEQKKSIGFVPTMGYLHDGHLSLVQKAREENDIVVVSIFVNPTQFGPNEDLDRYPRDLERDLRLLEPLNVDFVFYPTVEEMYPQNYSVYVDEVELSKYLCGAKRPGHFRGVCTVVTKLFNIVKPTRAYFGQKDAQQFRILRRMVQNLNMDVQMIELPIVRERDGLAMSSRNVYLNQDEREQATRLYKSLLKAKELIDNGQKNIEVIKQAMHKILDHPLIRIDYVEIVDEETLVPVERIEKKVIVAVAAFVGKARLIDNIIV is encoded by the coding sequence ATGAGACTTGTACACACAATTGCAGAGATGAAAAAAATTTCAAGTGATATACTCGAACAAAAGAAAAGTATTGGATTTGTACCTACTATGGGATATCTACATGACGGACATCTAAGCTTAGTTCAGAAGGCGCGTGAAGAAAACGATATAGTTGTTGTGAGCATTTTTGTAAATCCGACTCAATTTGGGCCAAACGAAGATCTTGATAGATATCCGAGAGATCTCGAGCGAGATTTAAGGTTGCTTGAACCTTTAAATGTGGATTTTGTATTTTATCCAACTGTGGAAGAAATGTATCCACAAAATTATTCTGTTTATGTTGATGAAGTAGAACTTTCTAAATATCTTTGTGGTGCGAAAAGGCCTGGACATTTCAGGGGAGTATGCACGGTTGTTACTAAGTTGTTTAATATAGTAAAACCAACAAGGGCATATTTTGGCCAGAAAGATGCTCAGCAGTTCAGAATTTTACGTAGAATGGTACAAAATTTGAATATGGATGTCCAGATGATAGAGTTACCAATTGTACGTGAAAGAGATGGTCTTGCCATGTCTTCGAGAAACGTTTATTTGAACCAGGATGAAAGGGAACAAGCTACAAGATTATATAAATCTTTATTAAAAGCTAAGGAACTAATAGATAACGGTCAAAAAAATATTGAGGTTATAAAACAGGCTATGCACAAAATTTTAGATCATCCTCTAATTAGAATAGATTATGTTGAAATAGTAGATGAAGAAACTTTAGTTCCCGTAGAAAGGATAGAAAAAAAAGTGATAGTGGCAGTTGCTGCCTTTGTTGGAAAAGCGAGATTGATAGATAATATAATAGTATGA
- a CDS encoding DUF5110 domain-containing protein yields the protein MVYRLTYFLPDVDSEAVVRNSFIDAKPRQFADLFEDIYLGREEGLLVLKRLSKSDGHYFGFGDKVGPLNRKGRKYTFWNTDNFTHHPSADPLYKSFPFFIFVSNDLETVYGCFTDYPGWMEIDIDSDNNRLLTYKIKGSGFFQYIITGEDIKDILAQYINLTGKNVAFPIWAFGYQQSRWSYFNEEEVINVAAKLREKRIPCDVIYLDIDYMEQYKVFTWNSKNFPHYKNMLEKLHSEGFKVISILDPGVKVENGYEIFEKAKGKYFLKDKNGKDFEGAVWPGRVRFPDFRAAKVRRWWSKNARKYLEEGIDGFWNDMNEIAIFATEKDLREAREWLESASLEDGINLASTLGKIGEIGRKGHGDEIFHIDGTPHWKVRNTYGLNMTRATSEMIQKQHKKRPFLITRSAYSGIQRYGGVWTGDNHSWWEHILQEVIRINSLSLCGVFYSGFDVGGFGGDVNAQMLIRYMQLGLFSPMFRNHSAIGTKRQEPWEFGKSVENILRSVIEYRYRLIPYIYTQYMVGLMKNVPLVRPMVYDFKRAEALSIEDQFMFGEAIVVAPVYRPDVQKRLVWLPNKAINIFDGKIYKKGWNVVDTPIEYIPAFQLINTAIPTAQPQQFVEFEKIDKIVWNVFLGKRAKTWFYEDDGVSLDYKKGIYNLKKIIVSDKYIEIQTVKNAYETRKRLWEFRIIDKRGEMKTKYIEVGSDGKYTIQI from the coding sequence GTGGTCTACAGACTCACATATTTTCTCCCAGATGTAGACAGTGAAGCAGTCGTTAGAAATTCTTTTATTGATGCCAAGCCAAGACAATTTGCTGATCTGTTCGAGGATATATACTTAGGTCGCGAAGAAGGTTTGCTAGTGTTAAAAAGGCTATCAAAATCTGATGGACACTATTTTGGATTTGGGGACAAGGTTGGTCCATTAAACAGAAAAGGACGTAAATATACATTTTGGAATACAGACAATTTTACGCACCATCCTTCAGCAGATCCTTTATACAAAAGTTTTCCATTCTTCATATTTGTTTCCAATGATTTAGAAACAGTTTATGGTTGCTTTACAGACTATCCTGGGTGGATGGAGATTGATATAGATTCTGACAATAATAGGCTGTTGACTTACAAAATAAAAGGCTCTGGATTTTTTCAATACATAATTACAGGTGAAGACATAAAGGATATTCTAGCTCAATACATAAATCTAACAGGAAAGAACGTAGCATTTCCAATTTGGGCATTTGGATATCAACAGTCAAGATGGAGTTATTTTAATGAAGAAGAAGTGATAAACGTTGCTGCAAAGCTTAGGGAGAAGAGAATTCCCTGCGATGTTATTTATCTTGACATCGATTATATGGAGCAGTATAAAGTTTTCACATGGAACAGCAAAAACTTTCCACATTATAAAAATATGCTTGAGAAACTTCACAGTGAAGGTTTTAAGGTGATATCTATACTCGATCCCGGTGTCAAGGTTGAAAATGGTTATGAAATTTTTGAAAAAGCAAAGGGTAAGTATTTCTTGAAAGATAAAAACGGGAAAGATTTTGAAGGAGCAGTCTGGCCTGGTAGGGTAAGATTCCCAGATTTTAGAGCAGCAAAAGTGCGTAGATGGTGGTCGAAAAATGCAAGAAAGTACCTTGAAGAAGGGATTGATGGTTTTTGGAACGACATGAACGAAATAGCCATATTTGCTACTGAAAAAGATTTGAGAGAAGCTCGTGAATGGCTCGAAAGCGCAAGTTTGGAAGATGGAATAAATCTTGCAAGTACACTTGGAAAAATCGGAGAAATTGGTCGAAAGGGTCACGGAGACGAGATATTCCATATCGACGGAACACCACACTGGAAGGTTAGAAATACGTATGGCTTAAATATGACAAGAGCCACAAGTGAAATGATTCAAAAACAGCACAAGAAACGACCTTTCCTGATAACGCGGTCTGCTTATTCTGGAATACAACGATACGGTGGTGTCTGGACTGGGGATAACCACAGTTGGTGGGAACATATTCTTCAAGAAGTGATTCGAATTAATTCTTTGAGCTTGTGTGGGGTGTTTTATTCCGGGTTTGATGTAGGAGGGTTCGGCGGTGATGTAAATGCACAAATGTTAATAAGATATATGCAGCTTGGTTTGTTCAGCCCAATGTTTAGAAATCATTCAGCAATAGGTACAAAAAGGCAAGAACCATGGGAGTTTGGAAAAAGTGTTGAAAATATATTGAGAAGCGTTATAGAATACAGATATCGCCTGATACCATACATATATACACAGTACATGGTTGGATTAATGAAGAATGTTCCATTAGTTAGACCAATGGTTTACGATTTCAAAAGAGCTGAAGCGCTTTCTATAGAAGATCAGTTCATGTTTGGTGAAGCAATAGTTGTTGCGCCAGTTTACAGACCCGATGTGCAAAAAAGACTTGTTTGGTTACCCAACAAAGCCATAAATATCTTCGATGGAAAAATATATAAAAAGGGGTGGAATGTGGTAGATACTCCGATTGAATATATACCTGCATTTCAGCTTATTAACACGGCAATTCCAACTGCACAGCCACAACAATTTGTCGAGTTTGAAAAAATTGATAAAATAGTTTGGAATGTTTTCTTAGGTAAACGAGCAAAAACATGGTTTTATGAAGATGACGGAGTAAGTCTGGACTACAAAAAGGGAATTTACAACTTGAAAAAGATAATTGTAAGTGATAAATATATTGAAATTCAGACCGTTAAAAATGCTTATGAGACTCGAAAAAGATTGTGGGAATTTAGGATAATCGACAAGAGGGGAGAAATGAAAACAAAGTATATTGAGGTTGGTAGCGATGGAAAGTATACCATTCAAATATAA